The region ttttgttgtctttgagCTGATTCTTGCACTGTTTGCATTGACCAATGGAAACAAGGGAGCTTTTTGTctggaaagtggaaaaaaaaaaaaaaaaaaaaaaagcctggtgCCTTCCTGTGCTGGTCTACAGCTTCCAAACACCACAGCGCTCTGACACAGGTGACCTTTCTCTAACAGACTGAACCCTGTCTCCGGTTGAGCTGCGATGTCTTTGTGTCAGTCGGGCTGTCTGTTGCTCTCTTGGTAGCTCAGTATCCACGGGGGGGCTCTAGTCGACACAAAGGGCAAATCTGAAGAGTGGATAATACTGACTCTAAGAACCTGCAGGAGAGGTACtttctgtgcacacacaagtacacacacacatgcacgcacacacacaagcacacacacacacacgaaaataAAGTCTATTTCcagtcgctgctgctgctgctgcttcctcctctcctctttccctccaggGGCCCAAAGTTCACAGGTTATTAGAGTCCAGAGGAGGCCCCCTGGGTTCAGGACAAGGTGCAGTCGTAGGCCCCCTCCTCGtctccctgctcctctgtctgttcagGAGGACAGTCCTCGGAGGGGGGGCGAGAAAAACCTCCCGCAGGTTCGAGGGAGGGAAGGGCCAGGCCCAAAGGAGCCGCTACCCCTCTGCTGTCCTCGGGTCGGGGTACAGCGGCGACCCCCAGCCCTTCAGAGCCGCCAAGTTTGGAGCTCTGGCTGGTGGGCTGGAAGGCTTCAGGCTGCACCTGCTCAGACGCAGAGtccatcagctgctgcagctgcggCTGGATCAGGTTGAGAAATGGTTTGTATcccaggctgaaaaaaaaaaaaaatacaagtcgGTTAGCAACATTTGTCCAACTGACACAAACTGAAAGAGAtaaacaggagcagcagaggcacATCTGTACAGGCCACATGTTGAACCCACCAGTCGGTGGAGGCCCACGTGTCGACGGCCAACAAGCCGTTTCGGACACTCTGCACAGTTTCCTGGGGAACCTCCGGGTTGTCCAGGAAGCCGATCACCTGCTTGATCACATTGGCGTCCCGCAAGATCAGACCGATCACTACACACCACTCCAGACAGCACGCCTCCATGAAGACGTGGAGGAGGTAcctgaggaaaacacagaggggCACCGTCGTCATATTACAGGCTTTCAGTCTCACGTTGAGCCGAGTCAAATAATCAAACAACACTCACCTGAGCTGCACCTGCGACTTGTGCGGGCCCTTGTTGGCCAGCTCCATGGAGATGTGCTCCAGCTCGGCCTGGCTCAGGCTCAGAGTGGAGGAGTTCTCGTCAACCATCGTCCAATCACCATCCACCACTGAGCTGGTCTCAGTCAGGTCTGTGGCCGAGCCGATGCTGTACTCCTCCACtagagggaggagagatgaaagaaaatgtttaaaaaagaaaaaaagctggtgAGCACTTCACTGATTAAAACGCCAAACAACACGAGTTGATAAGAACAAAGGGCAGATCAGAGCCTTTTTCTAATTTAATGGAAAGGTCAGGGATTACCTGTTCAGGTCTTATTACCTTTGTTGGTAAGCAGTGACAGGAAGGCGTCATGTGTCTGAGTTGAGTGCTGGTTGGAGTGAGCGGACGAGGCCGTGTCCATATCTTTGGCCCTCTGCCCAAGCCCGTCCAGCCAGGTGTGGTTGGTGGGAGCTGCCTGAGGGGGCGCTGTGTCCATGTCGCTGTTCAACAGGCTGTCAGCTGACTGCGACTTCAACAGCCGTGTGCTCAGCACTTAGAGGaacgacaacaaaaaaaagtgcaagttaatatttaattaatgcATTAACTGTATTCAGTTAAGTCCAAATTAATGTGTTCATCTTTTGCTCCAGCCTCTCATCATCAGCCCAACATCAGGGATTAAAGTGCTAAGCTTTCAACCAAGCCCGTCACTCACCTGTGCGACACCGTCCGTTCTTCAGAGGCGAGCTGAGGCTTCCCACTGGAATCACAGGGAACGGCCAGAGAAAATCCTTATGGAGTTTCTTCAACGCCAAAACGAAATCGTCAACATGGGCCACGCGGTTTCGCTCGCGACACAACCAGCCGATGAGTTCGAAGCCCAGCTGTGCCGAGAAGCATCCCAGGTCGCGGAGGCGTACCTGCTCCAGGAGGCGGCGGGCGTGACGCCAGAGCATCATGTCAATGTACATGTTCTCCGCACACTCCACTTCCCGACTGTCAGGAATgaaagcaggaggaaggagagaaaggaaatgtgGAAACATTTAGATGTTACAGAGCAAAACAGAATCGTAGTCCCTCACAatctccactgtgtgtgtgtgtgtgtacccttTAGATGAGGGTCCAGTGGGCATACTGAGGGTCTTCTGCAGGTTGAACTTTCCTGTAGAGATGGAGTCTGCCGACTGAGACAAACTAATGCTGCGATTTCTGAAGAACTCAAAACCTCCAGTTGAGCTGGGTTCCTAACACAGAGATTCACACcattagtttcagtttcatcagGTTTAGAATAAAACGTTTCTGAATACCAAGCACAGCCCACTACTCACAGCAAAACAGGTCAGCAGCCACTCGTGCTGTGTTTCCGTGAGTCATGTTTGTtattaaatgtcaaaacactTCCTGTGTGCTTTCAAGTGTTGTTTTGAAGTGAATGTTATTAATGAATGTATTTGTCCTGGCCTTACAGcagacatttccttttttttttttttaatccattttggCACTTTGACATTGATATATTTGAAAATGGCTAAAAACTACACTGCAGAAAAGGCTCCTTTAAACATGTCTCTCTCCTTTCAGTGTGGACAGATGAAagcatacagtatataaatagGATTTTCAGGTTTTAGGTCGTGAGTGATTTCTATGACCAGGGTCGaaagaacagacaaaaataaaaagttgtcaTGAGATGCTTTGAACTTGCTCACCTGAGTTGTAGGCGTTGGGGGCGGAGTCTCCATCTCCCCTGAGCCAATGGCTTTGAGGAATCGGATCATGTGCCGGCAGAGGTCCCACTTGCCCTGTTCCAACGCCGTGTTGAAGAGCAGGGTGGCGTGTTGTCTGCTCACTGCTGGAACCTCCATGTTCTTTACAAGGGCAGGGAACAGAAGAAGATGAGCCAAAGAAAGACGGAGACGTGGTGGTGAGACGATGAAAGAGACGTGGTTTCACTGTAAAGCTTTTCGATAATCTCTGCATTatgctgtgaaaaacaaactgcagtccCTACCTGCAGTATAATCAGATAAGAGGCTGCTGTGTCCAGGTCTTGAGCCATGAGACACTCCTCAAACAGATCTTTGGGGTTTCCCACAGCTGCGAACAGGTAGTTCCACAGGGCGTACTCTGTCTTTCTGGCACAGTGGACGATGGTCTGAAGGAAGAGGGGGAACTCTGTGATGAACTTGGCCACAGTGGGCAGCAGAGGGTCGGGGATGGGCTCCCGCGATGTTGCCTCCTCTTCCAGAACCACATGCACCATTAGCTCCATGACGTGGGGGAAGTAGGGGAGAGAGGCACACGACTGAGCCAGCATCAAAGCCTGTGGGAGAGGGAACGTTAAGGAGGGGAAAGAATGGACTCAGACTGTGTACAGACTGTATAAGAATTGTATATTTGTGTTGATTGTTCTCCTGGTATCACCAGCACTCCTTTAATAATACCTGTTCACCCAGATTGCGAACCAGCAGCTGCCTAAGGATGTGGTGGAGGTAGATCTGGGATGTCCTCTCTACAGTGCAGTAGGGGAACAGCGCCTCCAGTGGCTCCGAGGATCCCTGCAGCCCATCATAGAGCACAGTCTCATTGGTTGCCCCCAGTACCAGGGCGTCCTCGAACAGCACAGCCAGAGGGTAGATGTTGATGTGGAAGGGCAGCATGATGCGTCGGGAGAGGAAGGAGTGGGGCTTGCGGTGGTCTCGGGGGAACAGCGGCAGCCAGACTTTCATGCCTGCTTCGCCGCATGACAGCCACAGGGCCTCCAGCAGGTGGCGCTTCTTCCTGTTGGAGCGACAGGTGGTCCACACGTTCTCCACACACTGGGCCAACACAACAGGAGGGCAAAACGGTAGCTAGGGGAGAAAGAAAACCAAATATGTAAAATCTTATTCAGTTAACATGCTGCTTTAGTGAAATTTCTGAATAtaagtgaaaacagctgaaaggtTAAAATTCAGAAAATCCAAGCAAAGTGTTTCAACTCACCAGCTTCTTGTTATTAGCAGGTGTCTCCTTCTCTCGTACCTGTGGACCCGAACGGTCCCTCTGTAGCATGATCAACTGACCAGCCAGATTCAACATGATGCTTTCTGCCATGCAGGCCTGAAACAGACAcgcaaacataaaacatgagtGGACACACACCTATagagactttgtgtgtgtgtatatgtgtgtagcTGTTCCTGTGTTACCTGCTGCGGGGCTTTCAATGTGATGCCAGTCTCTGTGCGTACGGACGTGAGTGTGACAGAGACCACGAGGGCCGGGTGAGGGATGTAGCGAGACATCGacacctcctgcagcagctccacgCTGGCTGACGGGTTTGGACTGGAATGACAAGTATGAATACACAAGCTGTAAGTCAGAATCATGACTTTAAGGTAAAAACACATAATGCATGTGGGACATGGTCACTGACTATATCTATGTTCTGAAATACTGGCAAAGAACTTAAAATATGTAGCACACTGAAATCTTTTATTCTGGTTGGACTTCTGATTAAATTTACTCGATGTACTGTACCTGACTGCAAAGTCACTAAATTACTATTTAGATAATATTTTAAAGTTCTCGTTACAATGTCAGACATAAAGCTGAGGCCCAGTTCTGTCGTGTGATAGGTTTTAGACCAATGGCTTTGACTAAAGGCCTTTTTTCCCCAGTGGAAAATATAGCTGAGTAACACTATTATGACTGCTGGTGCCAGGGATTTCCCTGGTGCTGGAGTGTGTGAAAGGAAGAAACTATGCTGAATGTGCAGAACAGTATCCAGTTTAGAAAAGATAACGTCGGCTCTAAGACGTACTGGCATTTGTTTTGGGTACTCAAAGTTTGGGATCTTAGATAGAGAGAATTTTAGCTAATCCTCACCTTGAAAATCTGCCACTAATATGTGAATAAACATATTGGTTGTACAAGCCCACAAACACATTACTGCCAAAGTTACAGGGTATGAAGAAACAAATATTTACAggtattcaaaaaaaaaagtttaatgtcAAATTAGCGGTATTGAATGCTAAGGAGATCTGAACTGACTGGCAGGGTCATATGTATACAAAAGAGCCCACCTGTCATTCCTCTTCTCTATGCTATAGAGGCAGATGGAGCAGTCAGCTCTGAACAGGATGACCATGTCTCTGAAGACGTTGAGCAGCAGAGTGTCTGAGTGCAGCTTAGTGACCGAGGCAAAGGCGTTGTCCAGGTTGGATGAGCGTTGATAGAGCCTCAACTGGTGTCGACGGAGGGACGATAGAGGGAGACATCATAATGAGACTAACATGACTAAAATCATCATACATGGTAGGAAAATAGAGGGGTGAGTGAGAAACAATGGTGACGTGAGTGATGCTTCAGTCTCACCTGCTCTTGCTGGTCTATAAAGTTGTAGCAGGCCACCACCACAAAGTCAGTCCACCAAGCCAGACCTCCCGTCACTGTCATGTTCTGCTCCTACAGAGAAATACAAGTGCACATTATCATTATTCACTTGGGCGAagacttttttaaatttttttaattttttttttaacaacctaaaaatgtatttccctATGAATTCTAGCTTGTGATAGAGAAGCCAGCTGTGCCAGCTAGCATACATTACATGTTCActctggaaaaaataaaacactttccGGTCACCATTCGTTCATTGGTAATTGCACTAATGCCATTCATAGAGGGTAAAGTTTAGAATTTTTTGTCCTCCAGTCTATGGAGTCACATACCTGAGTGATATTTCCAAACAGCTTCCATTTCCTTGTGAACAAGGAGTAGTGTGCAAAGCCTCGCCTCCCTGCCACAGCCATGCACTGGCCTGCTGTGTCTATGGCTgcaaactgtacacacacacacagtcaaaaagGCAGACAATAGTCTAATTTCATTCAAGTTTACTATGTAAACATTAGTGTTACATTACTACTTTTAAAGGAATATTGCAGCTTTTAGAGTCTGAGTGCAGGAGTACCAGATGTTCCACATGTAACATCAAATTCAAAGCCAGAAAGTTCAGAGGTTCAGAACAAACGGATGAATTTAATACAAGTTTCTGTGATTCCTGACACACAgccaactcacacacacactcccaaacTTACCCTTATTGGCCAGTTGCTCTCTAGGTATGTGCTGTGAatctggacaaaaacaaaaaagaataataatgaaaaaattaaCAATACCTCATATCCACTGAGCTATATATACAAAGTCAAGATAAAGGCACTTGAGCTTATATAAAGCTCTGTGGcatttgttgcctttctttagagctaaaataattagtcaattaatttgATTAATGCAGTCCTACAGATcttaatgataaataaatgaaaatgccaCCAGTATTACCTGTTTGTGCCATACTGGTGGCATTCTGGACATCTGAATCTCAAGAAATAATTCAAGAATCTTTTCAAGGTAGGAGGTCAGCTCTTatgttttttccaaaatggtATAAAACTGCCAATTCTCCACTGGTTAGGCGCATAAATCCCACCTAACCAGGTGTGATGCCTGTGCATCCTCACCTGGACCACGTGCCAGTGCTTGTGTCCAAGTAAAGTGCTGAgtccctgagagagagaggagtcggggttgggggggtggtgCAGCGGGCTGCCATCGCGCgggtgtaagtgtgtgtgtgggtgtgagtcaGACGTGCTGTGGACCTGCGTTGGGTCACCGCAGGTCAGGTAGAGGCGGTCTTCACCATGGAGTAACACCTGCTCCTGGTTACTCTGTAAAGCCGAGAGAGCACCAAACAGAGCATgaatgtttaatgtgtgtgtgtgtacacagaatTGATAATACAACTCTATCTTGCTCTCACCGTGCAGGGGTTGACTGTGAGGGCACTCTTGATGAAGTGGAACTGCAGTATGCCGGCCTGCATGGAGGAATGAGGAGGTTCGaccatctccacctcctcctgctcttcctgtctcctcctctctggtttGTTAGGGAGCACCCATAGGTGGTACCCCTCTGCTCCCCAGCTCTGGAAAGGGCAGAGTGCAAGTTTCAGTATGAACAATGGTgacaacacataaaaaaataaaaccccaACCAATATggagaaaaatcattttaacatgcaaacacattaaatatgtaATGAAGAAAAACTCTCATTATTCTAACTGGAGCAGATGCAATTAATTAATGGTGCTTAGGCTGTGTGTTACCTCTGCTCCACTTCAGTGAACAGCAATTTGCTTGTAAATAACAGGGTTGAACAGGGACTGAATTTTAGCTACAAAACATAACCACTACCCAAacacctgtttcttttttaagcTGATTCACTGTCGTTATGTTAACTGACCTATGTGGCCTCAAATCTCTTCAATATACTTACACAaagagttttatttaatttattcagtttttttaaatgttaaaacataGACAGAGGGACAGTATAAAAAGTCCCCTAACCATGGAGCTGATTTTAATGGGGTCCTTCTTGGTACCATCAGAACGATACCTGAGGGGaggacacaaaaatacaaaaattaatTTTAGAAAAAGGTTCATATCAAATTGCattaaacacaaatgtgtgtgtgtgtgattgtgggTCCACCCACGCAAAGTCCTCTCCCAGAGTGCAGATGAGGTGAGCTCCAAAGACACTCCACAGCGATAGGCCACCACACTCCCATGTAACCATGGCAACGCTGTAGTCAGGTGACCAGCAGATGAGCTTGACTGGGCCTGTCTTGTTATAGATGTCTGGATAGGCAAAGAATTCAGAGAATGACAGTTCAGAGCACCTTAGTTATTGCTTCATTGTTAAGAAATACTAATTGAATGCTTATGTAAATGATGTGTTTGAAGCACTGAACCAGTTTATATTatgctcttttctctcttctcagtACAAACTGTAGCAAACATTGCAGTTTGAATATATTTGAATATTGTCTTTTTCATTGATGTGCTCATTAGTGTTTggtcttttcttttcaaatgttCTTAGAAGCAAACGAGTGATAATTATATAATTTGACAAAAACTCTAGCAGAAGCTgaacaaagtgtttttaaatcagtacttttttttaaccataatgCCTAATGATATACTTAAAGCATCGCAACCTAGACCtagataagcagcagaaaaggGATGGATGGAATAACCTATTAAAAATTCAAGTTCATTTAAGTTTTTGCTAAAATCCACACTTGCTGACTGAACTCAAAAAAGGACTGAACTTTGAGAACAATCCCACTTGTTAATTTATCAGAGTGTAAATTCTACCTGCAGCTAAAGACTGGATACAAGTACATATTATAATCAACACTACTTCCCATAGCACACATGtcaattcattttaaatgtttttagtaCCTTTTAAGGCACTTTTTGAGGAAAATGTGTAAGAATTTTCATGACTTGCACATAGCCCTGGAAGCAGATTCCCTACATGGCAGCTCACCCACTAGGTGGAGCTATGGCTTTAAATCCCATTACAGAGGTCTGGCTGAAAACAGATGTGAACTAAagggaaacacagacacagaatccCAAGAGGGAGACAGCTGAAGGAATGCAAGTTATCTCAAAGAAGAATTTGTGTAGGGGTATGACACGGAGGGACAgataaagagaggagggagacaaaaagggggaaagacagagagagagagaaccgtAAGGGTGATACCTGGGTAGTGTTTCGGGGTGAGCTCCAGTTTGTGGGACAGCTGCATTGATCCAGTTGTGGTGTCTATCATGTACACCAGCACTGAGCCGCTGTAACGAGAACAAACACACTTTAGGATCAGAATGTTGCTACAGTGCAAATGACCGATGGCTGTAATTTGGACCAATACCTGCGAGCTACTTTTCTATGCTTTGAACGTCTCCCAGCTTGTCTGTACACTTTAGTGCTTATTcatttggacacacacacatgcctgcaaATACCTCTAAAACCAACAACACAAGCTGAAGGTATTTATTGGTATTGTGCGTGATTGCAACAGTTTAATCAGAGAGGCTTGAATCTGATTTCTTCAACTGATGCCTACTGATACATTAGTTCAACTCATTCGGTGGTAAAAGTCACACCAATCCTCATTAGAGTAACCAACACTTTTATctggaaatgtgttttcaaaggtgtatttgtgttttcttgctaTACTGCCAGACTCTAGACTTCATTTCTCTTGTTGTCTGCAAAGGACTGTTTGGACACTAATTGTATAAAGAACTGTAACACTGCGGGTGCATGTTGTTTCAATAAGGTACAAAACATAGAAAACGTgcagaaaaagatgaagaaggagattATTAAGGAGTGGGGAAGAGAAATTCCTGCCAAGCTGGCAGATTGCGCAGTCCATGAGGAGTTTCTGACAAGCACACATTAGGTAGCCTCTGCAAACACAACCTGACAGATTCTCACAGTGGACACACACCACATGGACAACAATCAGTCtctataacacacacatgcaaacaaacacccTCAAGTTTACTTCCCAACAGTGGGTtgtagagaaacagacagacagttgaACACACACGTACCTGGCACAGCCGAAGGCCATCAGTCTGTACTTGTTGTTGACAGCCACACAGGTGCCATCAGTGATGTCTGCTGCCCAGACGCCCTGTAGCTgctggacacagacacagacacacacacacacacaaaacaccttTATGATTTACAAATGCCTCACAGTGTGTATGATGTCAGTTACAGGTCTGCAGAATGTGTTTTAACTGCAGTCTCTCAAACATATCACttacatttaacattaaaatgctttgaTAATTCTAAATGaaactttcacacacacattatcagcACATTGCTTGGCTACAATCTTGGTTTAACATTTATATCTGGACACATTATATCTTGATGGTGACATCAACACCCACTTTCCAATTTCAAAACATGATTTCGAGCCAAAATTTTAGAACAGCTTGTTAATGTTGAGCTCGGCTCGCCTCTTCGGATGTGAAAATAGATCCTACGGATACAGTCATCACTGTTTAAATCAAGCCAAGACAAAGTAAGAGCTCCAGGCCCTGTACTGGATCATATTCTCAtgacat is a window of Toxotes jaculatrix isolate fToxJac2 chromosome 16, fToxJac2.pri, whole genome shotgun sequence DNA encoding:
- the ric1 gene encoding guanine nucleotide exchange factor subunit RIC1 isoform X1 → MYFLTGWPRRLLCPLRSEEEPFHIQPSSQRFYFAVLSETQLSIWFSRPSVLIVSYIESAKAAAQFGFYQRAEWKPDDSMIAVATAKGYILLFDVLGRGDDKYLYEPVYPKGSPRVKVTPGYKEEQCAPALSLEMKKPVDLEAPITSLQSLQEDLLVCTADGYLHVLHWDGLGSNGRKAICLTTIPFSLDLQSARGGPSLDLEGVYIRCMEYCVTLDGFAVVLSDGRLGFITPISSTITADQLQGVWAADITDGTCVAVNNKYRLMAFGCASGSVLVYMIDTTTGSMQLSHKLELTPKHYPDIYNKTGPVKLICWSPDYSVAMVTWECGGLSLWSVFGAHLICTLGEDFAYRSDGTKKDPIKISSMSWGAEGYHLWVLPNKPERRRQEEQEEVEMVEPPHSSMQAGILQFHFIKSALTVNPCTSNQEQVLLHGEDRLYLTCGDPTQVHSTSDSHPHTHLHPRDGSPLHHPPNPDSSLSQGLSTLLGHKHWHVVQIHSTYLESNWPIRFAAIDTAGQCMAVAGRRGFAHYSLFTRKWKLFGNITQEQNMTVTGGLAWWTDFVVVACYNFIDQQEQLRLYQRSSNLDNAFASVTKLHSDTLLLNVFRDMVILFRADCSICLYSIEKRNDSPNPSASVELLQEVSMSRYIPHPALVVSVTLTSVRTETGITLKAPQQACMAESIMLNLAGQLIMLQRDRSGPQVREKETPANNKKLLPFCPPVVLAQCVENVWTTCRSNRKKRHLLEALWLSCGEAGMKVWLPLFPRDHRKPHSFLSRRIMLPFHINIYPLAVLFEDALVLGATNETVLYDGLQGSSEPLEALFPYCTVERTSQIYLHHILRQLLVRNLGEQALMLAQSCASLPYFPHVMELMVHVVLEEEATSREPIPDPLLPTVAKFITEFPLFLQTIVHCARKTEYALWNYLFAAVGNPKDLFEECLMAQDLDTAASYLIILQNMEVPAVSRQHATLLFNTALEQGKWDLCRHMIRFLKAIGSGEMETPPPTPTTQEPSSTGGFEFFRNRSISLSQSADSISTGKFNLQKTLSMPTGPSSKGREVECAENMYIDMMLWRHARRLLEQVRLRDLGCFSAQLGFELIGWLCRERNRVAHVDDFVLALKKLHKDFLWPFPVIPVGSLSSPLKNGRCRTVLSTRLLKSQSADSLLNSDMDTAPPQAAPTNHTWLDGLGQRAKDMDTASSAHSNQHSTQTHDAFLSLLTNKVEEYSIGSATDLTETSSVVDGDWTMVDENSSTLSLSQAELEHISMELANKGPHKSQVQLRYLLHVFMEACCLEWCVVIGLILRDANVIKQVIGFLDNPEVPQETVQSVRNGLLAVDTWASTDCLGYKPFLNLIQPQLQQLMDSASEQVQPEAFQPTSQSSKLGGSEGLGVAAVPRPEDSRGVAAPLGLALPSLEPAGGFSRPPSEDCPPEQTEEQGDEEGAYDCTLS
- the ric1 gene encoding guanine nucleotide exchange factor subunit RIC1 isoform X2, which gives rise to MYFLTGWPRRLLCPLRSEEEPFHIQPSSQRFYFAVLSETQLSIWFSRPSVLIVSYIESAKAAAQFGFYQRAEWKPDDSMIAVATAKGYILLFDVLGRGDDKYLYEPVYPKGSPRVKVTPGYKEEQCAPALSLEMKKPVDLEAPITSLQSLQEDLLVCTADGYLHVLHWDGLGSNGRKAICLTTIPFSLDLQSARGGPSLDLEGVYIRCMEYCVTLDGFAVVLSDGRLGFITPISSTITADLQGVWAADITDGTCVAVNNKYRLMAFGCASGSVLVYMIDTTTGSMQLSHKLELTPKHYPDIYNKTGPVKLICWSPDYSVAMVTWECGGLSLWSVFGAHLICTLGEDFAYRSDGTKKDPIKISSMSWGAEGYHLWVLPNKPERRRQEEQEEVEMVEPPHSSMQAGILQFHFIKSALTVNPCTSNQEQVLLHGEDRLYLTCGDPTQVHSTSDSHPHTHLHPRDGSPLHHPPNPDSSLSQGLSTLLGHKHWHVVQIHSTYLESNWPIRFAAIDTAGQCMAVAGRRGFAHYSLFTRKWKLFGNITQEQNMTVTGGLAWWTDFVVVACYNFIDQQEQLRLYQRSSNLDNAFASVTKLHSDTLLLNVFRDMVILFRADCSICLYSIEKRNDSPNPSASVELLQEVSMSRYIPHPALVVSVTLTSVRTETGITLKAPQQACMAESIMLNLAGQLIMLQRDRSGPQVREKETPANNKKLLPFCPPVVLAQCVENVWTTCRSNRKKRHLLEALWLSCGEAGMKVWLPLFPRDHRKPHSFLSRRIMLPFHINIYPLAVLFEDALVLGATNETVLYDGLQGSSEPLEALFPYCTVERTSQIYLHHILRQLLVRNLGEQALMLAQSCASLPYFPHVMELMVHVVLEEEATSREPIPDPLLPTVAKFITEFPLFLQTIVHCARKTEYALWNYLFAAVGNPKDLFEECLMAQDLDTAASYLIILQNMEVPAVSRQHATLLFNTALEQGKWDLCRHMIRFLKAIGSGEMETPPPTPTTQEPSSTGGFEFFRNRSISLSQSADSISTGKFNLQKTLSMPTGPSSKGREVECAENMYIDMMLWRHARRLLEQVRLRDLGCFSAQLGFELIGWLCRERNRVAHVDDFVLALKKLHKDFLWPFPVIPVGSLSSPLKNGRCRTVLSTRLLKSQSADSLLNSDMDTAPPQAAPTNHTWLDGLGQRAKDMDTASSAHSNQHSTQTHDAFLSLLTNKVEEYSIGSATDLTETSSVVDGDWTMVDENSSTLSLSQAELEHISMELANKGPHKSQVQLRYLLHVFMEACCLEWCVVIGLILRDANVIKQVIGFLDNPEVPQETVQSVRNGLLAVDTWASTDCLGYKPFLNLIQPQLQQLMDSASEQVQPEAFQPTSQSSKLGGSEGLGVAAVPRPEDSRGVAAPLGLALPSLEPAGGFSRPPSEDCPPEQTEEQGDEEGAYDCTLS